The Streptomyces sp. NBC_00659 genomic interval GTGCCGTGACCGTTCTCCCGCATCCGGTGGACGAGTTCGAGTCCCGTCCTGTCCGGCAGATAGTGGTCGAGCAGCACCAGATCGACCGGAGTGCGCTCGATCGCGGCCAGAGCCTGGGCGGCACTGTGCGCGCGGGCGGCCACCCGGAACCCGGGAACCTTGCTCACGTACTTCGCGTTGATCTCGGCGACGCGGAAGTCGTCGTCCACGACCAGGACGTCAATCATCGGGCCTCTTTCTCTCAAGGCCTGGGCGTATGTTGCGCCCGTGTTTCGGCTCCGCTGTTGTAGCGCGAGCAAAATGAGCACAACAGACCCTTGCGAGCAGAAGAACTCCTTGCGCCCACAAGACTGATGCTGTGGCCCGCACCACATCTACCGTCCCGGGCCATGAGCACAGACACCAGCCCCGCCATCGAGCTGCGGGGCGCGAGCAAGATCTTCAAGACCCCGTCGGGGGGTTTGCACACAGCCGTCAGGGACCTTGACCTGACCGTCGGCCGCGGCGAGTTCGTGGCGGTGGTAGGACCGACCGGCTGCGGGAAGTCCACGACGCTGACCCTGGTCAGCGGTCTCGAGGAGCCCACCGAGGGCGAGGTCCTGGTCGCCGGGGAGCCGGTCGTCGGCGTCGGGGACAAGGTCGGTTTCGTCTTCCAGCAGGACGCAACCTTTCCCTGGCGCACGGTGCTGTCCAACGTGATGGCCGGGCCCCGGTTCCGTGGCGTGCCCAAGGCCGAGGCGAGGGAACGCGCCAGGGAGTGGCTCGCCAGGGTCGGGCTCGCGGCCTTCGAGGACCGCTATCCGCACCAGCTCTCCGGTGGTCAGCGCAAGCGCGTCGCCCTCGCCGCCACCTTCGTCAACGACCCCGAGATCCTGCTGATGGACGAGCCGTTCTCGGCGCTCGACGTGCAGACCCGGGCGCTGATGTCCGACGAACTGCTCGAGCTGTGGGCAGGCACGGGCGCCTCGGTCGTCTTCGTCACCCACGACTTGGAGGAGTCCATCGCGCTCGCCGACAAGGTCGTGGTGATGACCGCGGGCCCCGCCACCGTGAAGCAGGTCTACGACATCGATCTGCCGCGGCCGCGCAAGGTCGAATCGGTGCGCCTGGAGCCGCGGTTCATCGAGATCTACCGCGAGATCTGGGAGTCCCTCGGCGAAGAGGTCCGCATCACCCGTGAAAGGGGCGCCGCTGATGTCGCCTGACGTTCTCAGTGCTCCGGCCGTCGAAACGGCCAGGACTCCGGGCCGTGCGCACACCCGTGCCCGTGCCGCCCGCAGACGCAGGATCGTGGTGGGCACCGCCCGGGTGCTGCTCCTAGTCGCCGTACTCGGACTGTGGGAGGTCCTCTCGCGGGCCGAGGTCATCGACCCGTTCAACTTCTCGATGCCCTCGAAGATCTGGGAACAGATCCAGACCTGGGTGATGCACGGGACCGCGCTCGGTTCTCTCGGCGAGCAGATCTGGTACACGCTTCACGAGGCGCTGCTCGGCTGGGTCATCGGTGTGGTCGCCGGTGTGCTCTTCGGTATCGCCCTGGGGCGTATCACCTTGCTGGCAGACATCCTTGGTCCATACATCAAAGTGCTCAACTCCATACCGAGGATCGTCCTCGCGCCCATCTTCGTGATCTGGTTCGGGCTCGGACCCGCCTCCAAGGTCGCCTCGGCCGTGGTGCTCGTCTTCTTCCCGGTGTTCTTCAACGCCTTCCAGGGCGCCAGGGAGGTCGACCGGAACCTGGTGGCCAACGCCCGGATCCTGGGAGCGAGCGACCGCAGGGTGACGCTGCAGGTCGTCATACCGTCCGCCACCTCGTGGATCTTCACCAGCCTCCATGTCAGCTTCGGCTTCGCGCTCATCGGCGCGATCGTCGGCGAGTACATCGGCGCCACCAAGGGCATCGGCCTGCTCGTCGCCCAGTCGCAGGGCACCTTCAACGCGGCGGGGGTGTACGCGGCGATGGTCATCCTCGCCGTCGTCGCCCTGCTCGCCGAAGGACTGCTGACGTTCGGTGAACGCCGCATCTTCCGCTGGAAGCCGTCGGAATCCGACCGCTGACTTCACCCCGGCAAGCGCGTACGACCTCTTCCTCGCACACGTACGAGTCCGCCCGTACGCACGATCCCGCCTCACCGGTACGCACCATCCCGCCGTACGCACGGCCTCCCCTCCACTCACAAGGACGTGAACCACCATGCGCAAGACCGCCAGATACTCCGCGCTGGCAGCTGCCGGTCTCCTCGCTCTCTCCTCGCTCACCGCCTGTGCCAATGACGCGGCGAGCACGACGGCCGACTCCGGCAGCGGCGGGGGTGGCGGCAAGGGGGAGCACGTCAAGATCATGGTCGGTGGGCTGGACAAGGTCATCTACCTGCCGGCGATGCTCACTCAGAGGCTCGGCTACTTCGAGGACGCCGGTCTGAACGTCGAGCTCCTCAGCGAGCCGGCCGGTGTCCAGGCCGAGACC includes:
- a CDS encoding ABC transporter ATP-binding protein, with protein sequence MSTDTSPAIELRGASKIFKTPSGGLHTAVRDLDLTVGRGEFVAVVGPTGCGKSTTLTLVSGLEEPTEGEVLVAGEPVVGVGDKVGFVFQQDATFPWRTVLSNVMAGPRFRGVPKAEARERAREWLARVGLAAFEDRYPHQLSGGQRKRVALAATFVNDPEILLMDEPFSALDVQTRALMSDELLELWAGTGASVVFVTHDLEESIALADKVVVMTAGPATVKQVYDIDLPRPRKVESVRLEPRFIEIYREIWESLGEEVRITRERGAADVA
- a CDS encoding ABC transporter permease, yielding MSPDVLSAPAVETARTPGRAHTRARAARRRRIVVGTARVLLLVAVLGLWEVLSRAEVIDPFNFSMPSKIWEQIQTWVMHGTALGSLGEQIWYTLHEALLGWVIGVVAGVLFGIALGRITLLADILGPYIKVLNSIPRIVLAPIFVIWFGLGPASKVASAVVLVFFPVFFNAFQGAREVDRNLVANARILGASDRRVTLQVVIPSATSWIFTSLHVSFGFALIGAIVGEYIGATKGIGLLVAQSQGTFNAAGVYAAMVILAVVALLAEGLLTFGERRIFRWKPSESDR